Proteins from one Juglans microcarpa x Juglans regia isolate MS1-56 chromosome 1S, Jm3101_v1.0, whole genome shotgun sequence genomic window:
- the LOC121245869 gene encoding perakine reductase-like, whose protein sequence is MEGKPHIQIPRVGLGSQGLEVSRLGFGCGGLSGILNAPLSHEAGCSVLKEAFYKGITFFDTANAYGRNHDNEIMIGKALKQLPRERIQLATKFGFSISEEGQMSVKCTPEYARECCEASLKYLDVDYIDLYYQHHVDTSVPIENTMEELKKLVEEGKIKYIGLSEASADTIRRAHAVHPITALQMEYSLWTRDIEDEIIPLCRELGIGIVAYSPLGHGFFGGKGVVESFPNDSFLAVHPRFMGENLEKNKLLYARLSGLAAKHACTPPQLALAWLLHQGDDIIPIPGTTKVKNLDSNIGSLALKLTQEDLKEISEAVPANEVSGERDPAMLAKFEWKNANTPPK, encoded by the exons ATGGAGGGGAAGCCCCATATCCAAATTCCCAGAGTGGGACTTGGCAGCCAGGGACTGGAG GTTTCTAGATTGGGCTTTGGATGCGGGGGACTCTCTGGAATATTGAATGCTCCTCTGTCGCATGAAGCTGGATGCTCCGTTCTGAAGGAAGCTTTTTATAAGGGTATAACCTTCTTTGATACAGCAAATGCTTATGGACGGAATCATGATAACGAAATCATGATTGGCAAG GCACTAAAACAACTTCCTCGAGAAAGAATTCAATTAGCTACAAAATTCGGATTTTCTATTTCAGAGGAAGGTCAAATGAGTGTCAAGTGTACCCCTGAATATGCACGGGAATGCTGTGAAGCTAGTCTCAAGTATCTTGATGTGGACTATATCGATCTCTACTATCAGCATCATGTTGACACCTCAGTGCCAATAGAGAATACT ATGGAGGAGCTTAAGAAGCTGGTGGAGGAAGGAAAGATAAAATACATTGGGTTATCAGAAGCCAGTGCAGACACAATTAGAAGAGCTCATGCAGTTCATCCCATCACTGCGCTACAGATGGAGTATTCGTTGTGGACTCGTGACATCGAAGACGAGATAATTCCACTTTGCAG AGAACTTGGTATTGGGATAGTGGCATATAGCCCTCTTGGTCACGGGTTCTTTGGTGGAAAAGGAGTCGTCGAAAGCTTTCCTAATGACAGTTTCCTG GCTGTGCATCCAAGATTCATGGGGGAGAATTTAGAGAAGAACAAACTTCTATATGCCCGACTTTCCGGCCTGGCTGCAAAGCATGCCTGCACTCCGCCTCAGCTAGCTCTGGCTTGGCTTCTCCATCAGGGAGATGATATAATCCCAATCCCTG GGACGACTAAGGTTAAGAATCTCGATAGCAACATTGGTTCCTTGGCATTGAAGCTTACGCAAGAGGATTTGAAAGAAATTTCTGAAGCTGTGCCCGCCAATGAAGTTAGTGGAGAAAGAGATCCTGCCATGTTAGCTAAATTTGAATGGAAGAATGCAAATACCCCACCAAAGTAA